The Rosa rugosa chromosome 3, drRosRugo1.1, whole genome shotgun sequence sequence aggaagagaaatgtgaaaccaggacatgtgcagtacaggtgcacattaataaagataacaagaagaatctcagtgcaagaactttagatttgctcaggcagtcaccatttggaaatattgtcgatgcattccatggtggctacatagaggagaagtcagccaagaaatctgatgatttcattacactcctcctgcaggcctacgaccatgaaaatgacctcttcttctttggaaagaagaaattcaggatctcgacaagagatatttcaaagatCCTAGGAATGCCAGAAAAAGGTGACTTGGTCCCAAAGACTTTTGAGGGTGCATATCAGTCCGACTTTGTCCAGCAGTTTTTTTCAAACACAGCGAGAATTAACAAGAAAGCCGTGGAGAAAGCTCTGCAAGATGCGCTGAAAGACAATCCAACAACAGAGGATGGGATTGAGAAGAAGGACAAAAATgtggcaagattaatcttgctgGACTTGTGCATCAAGTTTCTGTTCCCAAAAGTAACTGGCTAAGTCACAGGACTAACAACGTTCTATGTTATGCAGCGTATTATTCTGGGAGGGAAAAGAGCCTGGAAGCGAAATCACAAGGGCAGATGTCAAAATGTTCATAAGCGATCAATCAATAGCAAACAACTGGATTGATTGCTATGGGGAAATGTTGAAGGATGAACTGCAAAACGAAAGTTCACAAAGTTTGGGAAGATCTGCTTTTATGCATAGCATGTGTTGGGTAAGTATGACGAGCACTTTCTCATAAACATTGAATCCttatctctcattctttgtttatttataactcgttctatgtgtttggacccaaaatgggTCCAAACACtatgtatttctttctttctttttttaaatagtattcgacaatacatttaactgtgagaaacctccatcaatacttgtgtgagccgctgttccaaaacatgggaaaatgcagcgtgcttttcttcccaattacccataatgaagaatttcaccacacgctcttggtctttgacaaggacataccgcaatggctgcattttgattcaatgaaaccaagaagagcaggaacaggggagtgctttaaaagtataaaaaaattggtaagaaacttcttactgaccatgtaacttaccatGTAACTATCACTCACTAATCTGTTAAAAACTACAGGTTGAAATGGTCGAGCTGTGGATGAGAGCAGTGAAAGATCAAGCAGATGATATGCTGCAGCAAGGCTGCCGAATGAAATTTGACAAGAGTCAAAGcactcacacaaaattaaagGTGGTTGAAAGTATATTGAGCGATGACGAAATAAGAACAATAAGCTGGATAAAGGAAAATTATGATGGTGGAAGGATCCCTTTGAACCATGCCAGAATCTGCCCCCAACAAGACCAAGGATCGTAAGTCtatattcaaaaatttaaaatgataattttactgttactaagttggtcaaaatcattaacttgaaatttttaattgtcaacagattagattgcggaccttttgtaatgtattacatggacaaaatggcaaaagaggagaagctgccaaacaaagtcaccaaagctcagatgatgaagttcaaagctcaaatattcaaaaaatttgcagaacataagcagagctggaactcagcaaattaagaattttagaaatttgtttgtttagttcagaattttagaaatttgttgtttagttcagactatgacttgtatggatctttttattcaagattaatgcatcttctgaattcatagggcaagtcactgactatgtaaatatgaaggccgcatataattgaaagtgtcattgttaaattcactactgcccattatgtaactgcttaagtcactggccaagtaaaaagaaaactgaatgtcattggccaagtcactaggcaagttactgtaaaacttaagtaactgaccaagtcactgataatgtagctgaccatgtaactgaccatgtaacttacaatatatgtaactgaccatgtaacttacaatatatgtaactgaccatgtaactgaacatgtaactaagcatgtagctgaatatgtaactggacaaaaaacattaaaactataagtcactagagaagtcacagccaaaatgatattcctatttcagtttgcagcgtgccgctgcaccgcaacggcagcgttccgctgctaattaataaaccaaagttgttgtagctacttcattttttaattttcattaatatttgcagcgtgccgctgcaccgcaaaggcagcgttccgctgccaatGACCAAATCTATATGCAGTGATCCAACTACAAGTCATAGAACAAGTCACCGACAAGAtaactaaaaactaatgtcaatggacaagtcaattagtttacaaatggttatgtcactgtacatgtaactattaaaaacctatagacacaaagaatactgaaggatttataaaagaagaaagcagatacactgtctcatagtcaaaaaaaaaaaattccaatgagtaagcaccttacaagcacttcttatcatttattgaaaaaaatgaaaaatcaaaacaaaaattcaaactgtattggagtcacttgctatgtcacttgccatgtcactgttaaaggcatgtaggcagaattgaacctatatcggagttgtacaactctttctgttgtgaccatcacattttccacacctaccacacttgatcaccctggttttctcgctcctttttctgaacctcttctttctagGCCTTCCCGGTGGTCTTCTAGTCAAAGGCGGCTGCAAGATCACCGCATCTCTACAAAAATCATGCACTTGCTTCGAAATAGAGGGAAGAGGATTAATTGGGAAAGAATAAGTTTCTCGATATTTATCCACCTTGTACAGCTCATTGACATACAAATACGGGGAAGAACCATGTTGTTGGATCACTACAAGTGCATGGGAACATGGGAAGCCATACAGCTGCCATTCTCCACACGAACAAAACCGAGTTTCCAAATTTACCATGCTATTGTACTTCTGGCAGTGAACTTCATACACATAGGTATCAGACCTGCTCACTCTCCAATGCCTTCCGACTTCCAAATTGTCCTTCAGCTTCTTTTCAATCACTGGGCACAACTCAGACAACCATTCATGAGCATCCTGCTTCCGAGCAGCAATTGAAGCCATGGACTTCACTCTAATGCCATCATTAATATCAAGAATAGGAAGACTCTTCAAAGGCAACacccaattattgaaagactcagccaagttatttgtcatttcaccaaatctttcaccattaaagtaagccatacaccagttctccttgggaagatcctccagaaattgagcaactatgtcaccgccttcactcctcaagatttccatgttgaactcatacatctccggtgtgcgagaataagcacaacacataaacaagtaaggaatccgatccttgaggtaagatccagctggaaatttgtcagaaaggttagacatcaggtgtctaaaacaaaacccatgtggattattaggaaacactctagggaaagcactaacaagcccaacatgacgatcagaaatgaatgtcaccctcctcatagggtgttttgcaaactcttcagccaaaacctcaagaaaaaaTCTCCAATTACTCTCATTTTCAGAATCCACAATAGCATAAGCAACTGATTACAAGcctgaacagaaaaacaaaataatgtcaCTGCCATGTAACTGttaatgtcactgaccatgtcgctgacataactgcaaattacttgacagtgacatggccagagacatgtcattcaaatcacagaacatttaggtcattggacatgtaactgtcaatgaacatgtaagtgaccatgtcagtagctatgtaactaaccatgtcacttacattacaaaaaaaaaaaaaaaacaagacatggcagcaaatagaaaacaagaaaaataaaaaactacaagtaatgaaggagattcaaccttgattggcatcctttgccgatgcagcaataatctgcccttgtacttgttggtgatgaatgtagcatcaatgaaaagaataggtctacaagattgaaaacccttcatccatgcaccatagctcacaaacatacgctgaaacctgtgtgtttctcgatgaaactcaaccactatcctagagtcggggtttgacttcataacagactcactaaaccaaagtagctgagcataagactcagcttcatcaccatgtagggctgtttttgccaactccgtaccataccaaactgtacgataagcaacatccaaaccataatcactcttgatctcatcagctatatcaattggctttttgtttggattggcacgaatcttatcaagcacaatagacttgacaaccttggatcccatcATCTTACTCTTCTGCAAACGAATCACACCATGACAAGTGTGAACATTAATCAACCTTTTAATCATAAAGAAACCATTAGCCCTACATAAATAAGCCTTCACCAGCCAATTGCAGCCTTGAGAATGTTTCTTAGAACACTGAGCAATAACACGAACCTTGTCATttctaacaaactcatatgaaaagccaatttctatagcatacttacgcagcttatccctaaactcaacaaccccaccctcaaacttttggccttcagaatgaatataactctcccaacctttcgtcatataactcttcggtgcctctgccctataacaccccaaataatcattctcctcaagcatggtactagaatcctcacacactgtattactcaccacactttcactaatagaaggcaaatcagtcacaaacacttcaacaaaatcaaaattgtaacgaaccaaattcctaaaaatcattctcatatcaacttcactctctagaaaacatgaagtagaatccagaggaataatgtacctcaacatgaaattgccttgaatcaaatccggaaaacgagagcgtatggaattgcataggtcaacaaacgaccaattatgcaacaatggaactgtcgctgcttcaccagaataaataaacttgacaacatagctagtatccataacaactgcacaagaataaaacaaatcactatccatgtcactactaaggaaatcaacagaatcaacacaaacaagtcactgccaaagtaactgttaatgcctgaacagaagaacaacatcatactcgcaaaataaatgataattcctgaacaaaacagcagtattaaaaatgtaactggccatgtcactgataaaaaaatcacagtatagaacaaatatagtacagcaatagcacaaaacatcatcaacaattcaacatagcactgagttcgacgaaggagaagaaaacagtaatccaaaacgaacaattcaacaatttaacacaaacaacaaaaatacactgcaaaatccaaaacgaacaaattcacagagagatggcttaccgatcaaatcagagaaaaccagagagaggaagaaatagagagactgtaactaagcactgagtcaacgaagaagaagaacacaataacgtgatcaagacaaacaccgacgaagccagagatccagaaaaagagaaaagacctgaggaagctccaaaaccactttCAGATCGTCGCAGAGGCACAAAGAGAAATCGGAAGCTTCCGACGGAGAGGGCAGCGAAGAAAGAATCTCGGAAAGAGatctccgatcaaatcgaatcggaagctttctgatcaaaggagagagaaaatttgagctccaCGATATTGAAATGGAATGTTATAAAAGTTTATTACCTTAGGAGCAGAATCggaatgataaaaattaaaaactgacattttttaacatgacctcattattcataaggactaaactaatattaataacaatttacaatggaccttcttatcaagtgggaaactaggtgaccttattatcatttcactctctaaagtgacattttccatcatttccctttttttttttgtagaaactgaacattttttttttttttgaaggcaaAGGAACTGAGCTTTATTAGATTAAGTAGGAGTGGGAGTCTCCTTTTGAATTAAATCCCGAATACAATCTGGGGTTGAGTTGTACCAAACCCGACATTGCTCAGACTCAAAGGCTAAGGCTAGCTAATCTATGAGCTATCCTGTTACACGTACGGGGAGCATAGCAAATTTGCACTTGTTGCAAACTCTTCAAAACTGAACATTGAGTTCAAACTCTACTAATCTATACtatccaaaactgaaaatttttaccaatttaacctttatatattaaaaaactatgaaatataattaattaatatggATAATATAGTAGAttgtaaaatagaaaataaatgaataaaattaaaaacaataataaaaaacagttttttttttttttttttttagaaaacgGGTTAGTTATATAAAGTTTTTCCACTACatttaacttctctccacacacaGAGTGAGTGAGCCCTGCTACTCTGCTAGTTATTTATTATACAAACATGAATCGAGCCTAATTCAAACTGTATTGAGTTGACTTACAACCCTACTTCAAAATGGCTAACTTGCCCTTAGTTGTTTAGGCTACTCTAGCAACTCAAAATGATTTTAACCCCTCTTGGGCAGCAAATCTTATGAAACTATATATGGATGCAAATGAAAAGCCCCAAATTCCAAATCTTGGGCAACCCGTATTCATTTACCCATGGATTTGGGGCCGGGCTCGGTGGAGCATCACCTATCCAACACGTACGCCCCGAAACCTCAACCTTCTCCCTACCTCTCTTCTTGGACCCCCTTTTGcttcaaaacttcaaattcCTAGTTACCCAAAAAACCACCATCTCTGAGCTCCGGCGAAATCAGTAGCCTGAACCCAGAAACCTCTCTCTTTGGTTCTCCATGGCCACTTCTCTACTTTGTCCAAACACCTTCCTTCATGGCACCAAGATCTTCTCTGCTCCCCCAAGAAGGGTCTCACCTCCGAGAAGCTTCAAACCCGTAGCTTCCATGGCTTCGGACCACGTTCCCAAGCAGTTCAGGGAAGAGAACCTCAAAGATGGATGTGAGTCTTCGCTTTTTATGATTCTCTCTTTCATTTCCGGAGATACCAATTTCGTAGTTTTGTTCTAAGTgggtgtttgtcattttttttcaTTGATTGAATCAGATATGCTATGTGGGTTTTGTTTAGAATTCGTTTCTGCCTTTTGGGGTGTGGGGTTTTCAATTGGGTTGGGTTTGGTTGCTGTGGAAATGGATTGAGATGAGAAGAAATTTGAAAACTTGAACCTTTAGTATGATGTTTCTGTGTAAAGTACTCAACTTTATTCAATTCTCTTCACCATTGTAGTGATGGATAATTATAAGAATGTGCCGCAATATCTGTATGGGCTTTCTCCTTCCCAAATGGACATGTTTATGACTGAAGATAACCCTGCAAGACGCCAGTCGGAAAGTGTTACAGAGGTTAGCTCACTGTGTTCAGACTCCATTCATTTCTAAGTAGCTCAATGATGATACTGAGTAGTAATTTGATTTCGATTGAATGTGAATTTAATGTTGAAATTGTAACTAAGCATACATGTCTCTTGATGTGAGAATGGTTTCGCAGAATAGCATTTCATCCGCCAACAATTATTTGAACAATGGAGGGATGTGGAGTATGTCAGGCATGGATGAAAAGGGCCCTGCAAAATATAGTATGAGTGTGAGCATGTATCGTGGTGGTGCAACAGGATACGGGAGACCCCGAACTGCTCCTCCGGATTTGCCTTCTTTACTATTGGATGCTCGGATTTGCTACTTGGGAATGCCGGTAAGACTTTTGATTTATTTAGATTCCTTGCAGAACGACTAAACATTTTAACATGTCTCGATGTTCTACCCAGTTATTATGTACTGACTTGGTCTCTTTCCTTTTATCTGGTTTCTGTAGATTGTGCCAGCAGTAACTGAGCTTCTGGTTGCTCAGTTTATGTGGTTGGATTATGATAACCCCTCGAAGCCTATATATCTGTACATAAATTCATCTGGAACACAGGTTAGTTTTGGAAGTACTAGTAATTCTAATTCATTTTACTTAAGGAAGAGTCAGATACAATTTGAAGGTTGCCTGTATCATATTCATTATTTGAAGCACTGCCTATCTGTATTAATTTGGTTGATGCAATTCAGAATGAGAAGATGGAGAGCGTTGGATCTGAAACTGAGGCATATGCCATTGCTGACATGATGAAAGTAAGTATTATTAGTTCTATAAGGTATCCTATTGCATGTATTTATACTTTATGCAAGTAGATGAGGAAGCAAATCAAAATGGTAATTTTCTTTGTATATCGTATACTGCCACTATATGGGGCATATTTGAATAATGTACAATATTCAGTACATCTCTATTTAATCTGTATTGCATGATTAAGAATAACATCCATTGAAATGTACTGAatattatatattatttcaAATGCATCACCGTATTAGTTTACCACTATAAGCCAGTCATCTGACCTGCTCTTGTTTTACCTGTGTATGTCTGCATGTAGTATGTCAAAGCAGATGTGTATACAGTGAATTGTGGCATGGCCTATGGTCAAGCAGCACTGCTCCTGTCACTTGGAGCAAAGGGTTATCGTGCTGTGCAGCCGAATTCCTCCAGTATGATCCCCTCTTGATATTTAACCTACTTTTGACAATTTATCATGCATCGAAAAAAGCTGTAAAGAGTGTTATCTTCTGGATTCCTTGTGCCTTATTAATTCAAATGCAGCTACTTGTTACACTGTACTCTAGAGCTAAGCATAGTTCTGCACTTTCTGATAACTGTTATGATATTCAATTGCAGCAAAGTTATATCTGCCTAAGGTCAGCAGGTCAAGTGGATCAGTCATTGACATGTGGATTAAGGTACTTTCTCATGTCACCCTGTCAACcctttctctccctctccctctccctcatACGTTGTGTGCAAACTTTGTTAGGCCAAGGAACTGGATGCAAACACCGAGTATTACATTGAGCTGCTTGCGAAAGGAACGGGGAAATCCAAGGAAGAAATTGCTAAAGACATCCGGCGCCCCAAGTATTTTCAAGGACAAGAAGCTATAGAATACGGGCTTGTTGacaagataattgattcacgtGATTCTGCATTTGAGAAACGGGTAACCTTTTTTCTTTACCATAGTTTCATCATTCTTTTTGTTGCATAAACACTGCTTGTTCTTAAAAGAGGTTTTCATTTATCAGAATTACGATGAGATGCTTACTCAATCAAGAGCTATGAGGAGAGCTGGCGCAGGGCCTCAAGCAGCTCCATCTGGATTTAGGTGATTGGATGAAGATAGCATTGCAAAGATGTAGAAAAAGAATGTCTGAGCTGGTCTTCTCTTCCCTTCCATATCTACTACCTTTTAGAAGCTGGCTGCATTTGGGGTTTTCGCCGAAGACAATGATATAATGTCCCACTTTATGACCAGGCAGCAGTTGTTTTGTATTTCCGAAGCTGTATATGTTGGTAGTTCGGATAAGTGTTATGTTAAATGACTTGTGAATTAttgtcggaaaaaaaaaaaagcacaaaaAACAAGAACTTATAGAACCCAAAGGCCTTCAGAAATTTCTTCAActtttctttttggctcttaAACATCCTGTTTCCTCTGTTTTTGACCATCCTAAAGATTTGTTGTCTCTACGTTCGATTTTAAACTTGAGGGAAAGAACAACCTACAGGGCTACCTTTGTAAGGGTTCTAGGGACTCACCACCAAGAGCTTTAATGAGAAAATGATGAATAGGATTTAGAGATGGATGACACATAGCAAAGAATTGCTTGGAAGAGATTCCAAGCCATTTGCTATGTAAATGAAAACATATAAATCACGATACATAGGTATCATCGTTTCTAAGTTCTAACAGTGTAAGAAGTCTCTGTATGCAGATGGCCCAAGTCTCAATATATCATCTGCACTTCAGCATTACATGATAAGAACATTACAGCGCCAAACCAACCTCTATATGTTCACAGTAACTAAAAGGAAAAGCACAATTCCacaatttctgcttcttctttcaAATGCTTCAACAACATCAGTTATGCTGGCGGATTAGGGTAGACTTTTGGCTTTGGCTTGACCTCTATCTCATTGACACTGCGAACAAAGATCGCGTCTGGCTCATGACTGCAAGAGGAACAAATGACGCATTTAGCTTGATAAATGAACTCATAAAATTGATATACTGATACTTAGATGGAGAAATAGAGACAGGTCCATACGGTTTTTCTCCCTCCTCAAATGTGTAACTTGAAGCCACAGCCAATAGGCGGCCGTCTCTGCTAAAAGAAAGAGCTGCAATGCTCGTTGGATACTTGGAGTactggaagaaaaaaaaggagcaTATTGACAGTTTATCATTTTCTAATTTCTCGAGGGGTGAGTCAAGATATCAGTGTTATTTAAGGCAAGTAGTTACCTGATATAGCCGCTTTTTGTTGTTCCCATCCCATACATTCACATAGCCATCACAACCTCCAGTAGCAAACGTACCGTATCTGCAGTTGAATTTCAGAAAATAACTGATAAACATGCACATGGAGTAGAAGAAAGTGCTACCACCACTACTTTAAAGCTCAAATTGTTAGCATAATATTCATACCGAGTTCAAGAACAATAATTTCAATCCAACTCAAAAGTGTAATGTCCAAGTAAAGACTGCTCGGCTATAAATATTGTAATTGTAACTCTGATACAAGCGAAATAATACTATAATGTCAAAGAATATGCCAGAATATTTGAACTTGTCACAATACGTTTCTACGTGTCAAATTTTAAAGCACAAGAATATCTTTCACTCTTAAGTTTTAATTAAAGCATCAACCTGACTACCAGCTAAATGAAGCTGATTGCTAACTGATGCTGATTTTTAACTCGACTCTCATATTCCGGAACAATTCTAACCCTTATGTATGGGATCCATACTTAAACCATATCACTAAAGAGGAAGCTCTGAACTAAATTGACTACTGTGACATCCACAAGGTAACTATTGCAACAGGAAACACAGAATCGGTCCATAATCTCATTATGGAtttcataaataaaaaagaatcaaaagttCAACAACACAGTATTTTAAGGCGAAATGTAACTTACATTGGATGAAATGCAATTGCATTTACTGGATATACAATGTCCCTTCCAGCCTCTGATTTTCTATGACACTTGAATGCATATCTGCACCAAGGTTGTACCATTAATATAAGGATGAAAGACACAATTGGGAGCATATCACATTTCAGCATGActatatttcaaaataaatatcCAACAGATCTTCAAACTAACATAAGGATGAAACATAATTGGCACCATATCACATTTCAGCATGGCTGTATTTCAAAATAAAAGTCACATGACAAGTCCCTATGCTCAAACCAGTTCACCACCCAAAAACCAGTGCACAGCATCAGAATGACAGGAATGATATAGTTATTTGACCAGAAAAGACTAAAAGCTAAGTAAGCACAGACAGCAGCCCAAGAATATAAAGTCTATGGTGAACTAACAAAATCACACTTTATGCTGATAGCAAACTAATTTATATAGAGACATTCACTAGTGATCACAGATAGGTTCTCTGGTACAGCTATCAAGAACTACTCTTCCCTTCTAGTATTTGGTGCCAATAGCATCTAAGGTGTTCTCAgcttattaaaaaaagaaatataaatgCCATGAAACTGGATAATTGAACAAATCTAAAGCATTGTTCTGAACTATTTTATATTGTCTAAGAGCTGAATGCATACTTTTTGGTTTGACTAGCCTCTGAGAGATCAAAGAATTCCATTGCAACCCGTCCTTCAACAGAACTAAGAGCATAACCTACAAAAAGTAATCACAGAATTAGACCTCAAACACCCCAACAGCGAATATGAAACATGCATGGCACTCACAAAACCAAAGCCTACAAATGTCGTATTTCAAAACTGAATTTAATATAACAGGCACAAAGCCATATGGTGATATTGTTTCAAAGACATTTGACAAACTTTACCAGGTGTAGGAAAAAAAATGTACTTCCAAAGCTGAAATGTTAAAAAGGAAATGTACCTGTTCCATTAGGATAACAGCGCACACATCGAGTTTGATACTTCAATGAAGATTCCCTTCGTTGCTCAGGCTGTGACATATTTCTCAGATCATAGACATTCACATGTCTTCCAGCAGTTGCAACCACTAAACGATTTCCGACCAGAGA is a genomic window containing:
- the LOC133740469 gene encoding uncharacterized protein LOC133740469, with product MRRVTFISDRHVGLVSAFPRVFPNNPHGFCFRHLMSNLSDKFPAGSYLKDRIPYLFMCCAYSRTPEMYEFNMEILRSEGGDIVAQFLEDLPKENWCMAYFNGERFGEMTNNLAESFNNWVLPLKSLPILDINDGIRVKSMASIAARKQDAHEWLSELCPVIEKKLKDNLEVGRHWRVSRSDTYVYEVHCQKYNSMVNLETRFCSCGEWQLYGFPCSHALVVIQQHGSSPYLYVNELYKVDKYRETYSFPINPLPSISKQVHDFCRDAVILQPPLTRRPPGRPRKKRFRKRSEKTRVIKCGRCGKCDGHNRKSCTTPI
- the LOC133737014 gene encoding ATP-dependent Clp protease proteolytic subunit-related protein 1, chloroplastic codes for the protein MATSLLCPNTFLHGTKIFSAPPRRVSPPRSFKPVASMASDHVPKQFREENLKDGLMDNYKNVPQYLYGLSPSQMDMFMTEDNPARRQSESVTENSISSANNYLNNGGMWSMSGMDEKGPAKYSMSVSMYRGGATGYGRPRTAPPDLPSLLLDARICYLGMPIVPAVTELLVAQFMWLDYDNPSKPIYLYINSSGTQNEKMESVGSETEAYAIADMMKYVKADVYTVNCGMAYGQAALLLSLGAKGYRAVQPNSSTKLYLPKVSRSSGSVIDMWIKAKELDANTEYYIELLAKGTGKSKEEIAKDIRRPKYFQGQEAIEYGLVDKIIDSRDSAFEKRNYDEMLTQSRAMRRAGAGPQAAPSGFR
- the LOC133737015 gene encoding mitotic checkpoint protein BUB3.2 — protein: MTAVPPPSSGRELSNPPADGVSNLRFSNHSDHLLVSSWDKTVRLYDATANVLRGEFTHGSPVLDCCFHDDSSGFSASSDNTVRRFVFNSNKEDIIGKHDAPVRCVEYSYAAGQLITGSWDKTVKCWDPRGANGQERTLVGTYQQPERVYSLSLVGNRLVVATAGRHVNVYDLRNMSQPEQRRESSLKYQTRCVRCYPNGTGYALSSVEGRVAMEFFDLSEASQTKKYAFKCHRKSEAGRDIVYPVNAIAFHPIYGTFATGGCDGYVNVWDGNNKKRLYQYSKYPTSIAALSFSRDGRLLAVASSYTFEEGEKPHEPDAIFVRSVNEIEVKPKPKVYPNPPA
- the LOC133737105 gene encoding uncharacterized protein LOC133737105 — translated: MPEKGDLVPKTFEGAYQSDFVQQFFSNTARINKKAVEKALQDALKDNPTTEDGIEKKDKNVARLILLDLCINVLFWEGKEPGSEITRADVKMFISDQSIANNWIDCYGEMLKDELQNESSQSLGRSAFMHSMCWYSTIHLTVRNLHQYLCEPLFQNMGKCSVLFFPITHNEEFHHTLLVFDKDIPQWLHFDSMKPRRAGTGECFKSIKKLVEMVELWMRAVKDQADDMLQQGCRMKFDKSQSTHTKLKVVESILSDDEIRTISWIKENYDGGRIPLNHARICPQQDQGS